A stretch of DNA from Cannabis sativa cultivar Pink pepper isolate KNU-18-1 chromosome X, ASM2916894v1, whole genome shotgun sequence:
GAGTGAGTCCACCAAATTACTCTGCATATCATTGTTGCTCAGAAcctgcaaaataaaataaaatttatcagtGTCTGAATATATAAAAAGCTAACAGACTACAACTTCTTGTGCTCAAAGTAATTAACTAGTTCAATTTATTAAACCAATAGTGGAATAGTAAGTTACATTTCAATAAATTAAGTTCTTGTGTCAGTATTCCTGTTCAAAATTTTCTTTATCTACAACCTTGGCTTGTGCTAATTTTCCTTGTTAACAAATCCTTATCCTTTGTTTTGTTGCTCTTATTATAATATCAATAAAAGTTAAATAGCCAATAATTCAGAACAAacaattattttatcatttaagtagaagaaaaataaataagggATAGCATTAGTGGAAGTCAGCTCAATAACAAACCTGAGATTATGGTGGGGTGTTGTTAGCATAATCTATGACATCTGGAAGTCAAGCAAAGGCTCATCAGTCATTTGTTGCGAAAGTTCTTCAATTTCATCAGAGAGATTTTTGACTGTCAACTATTGTCTCCTAACTCTCAACATTTGACAGAGCCCCATCAACTCTTTCCACTGGAGTTTCCACAATGGCAGACTTGTTAAAATCTGGACAATCAACATTCCATTCTTCTTCCCTGAAAGGTGCCCCATATTGCTCACCATTTTTAGGCCCAAGACCACTTTTTTTAAACACTTTGTAAAGTGCATAGTAGTCCTGCATTACCAAAAAACAAAACAAGTGAATACTCATTACAAAATGTATGAAATACAAAAACAAAGGACTAAATAAATCAATCAAATTAATACCTGTAAATTCTGACACCTTTTAAGCTCCTCCTCGTCCAAGGTATATTCGTGCATAACCCAGTCCGTGCTCACCTTGAGCCTAAAGGCTTGAGGTGCATGTCCTTTGTTAAAGACTAGAGTTTTTTTCCAAATAAACTTTATTTGGAGAAAGTGAAAAAGTAATGGGTGTCAATAGAATAACCCTTTATCCACTTGCTAAGTTATCTTTTACTATGCACATTGCTCATTTTTGGTATGGAGGTCTCTATTCTTTTGGTATTTTTGCTGACATTGctcattttaaatattttttgctATTTCTTTTGAGAACTGTCCTAGGAATGCTCATAATTTAGCTTTCACTATGCACAATACTCTGTATTTACTCTTAATGGTCTTTGTTGTTTATCTGGGTTCTGGCCTATTAATGAAGTTTGGTTATCTTTCAATAATAATACAACACCCTTTATCAAATTCTACTGTTCTGTATGCATACTTATGTTTATAACTAATAGGCATATTTTATGTTGTGTTGGGAAGTTTTGCATCaactaattttttgttttacatAATAGAATAGTTGCTTGCCTCCagttaaaaataagaataaacaTGAATGCAAGTCTTTGTTGTTGCATTATATTCTCAATTTCATCCTCCATTTATTGTAGTAGATCCGTGCACATGCAAAGTACTTGGGAATTCCTTTGTTAGGTGATGAAGTGTATGGAGGGACCAAGAGCATGGCTTTGTCACTGCTTCGGCCTAGAACTCCCTCTGACATTCATGGTCAACTCTTAAAGCTAGTCTCGCGATTCGAAAGGCCCTGTCTCCATGCTCTGGCTCTTGGGTAAAATGATATACATGTGTTTGCATCATGGTTTTCCATTTTGATACCGATTGATAAAAGTGGTACTCAACTCAGTGGCAATAATGCTTATGATTTTGTTTTGCAGGTTTAAGCATCCATATACAGGGAAAATTATACATTTCACATGCCAGCCTCCTCCGGACTTTGCCAAGATATTGAGCCAACTTCGTAAAATTAGCACAGTTAAGGTATTTCTTCATTGGAACTGCCACTGATATTGCTAGCCGTGCCTTGTACATGAAAATGTTGTCAAATGAAGTTCTTGGAAATATAAATGAGTGTTTCACATGTGCGCTTTTTTTAACATGCTGGTGTTTGATCTGCAGCCTTCTGCTTAGGAATGGTTTGGTCTATTAATGAATTGAAATCTCATTCATAACAGAAAAAGAATCAGGTAATTAATTTTCCTTTAGCAATTATTTGTCAGATATTATTTATACATGATCATTCAATGGATAACATGCTGTTCTCGAGCTAATCTTTACAAAAACCATTAGATCTCTGATTCTTGAATGTAATTTGCAGTTAGATCTAcgattaaaagtaatttttttttgagagtttaatatttttcattatatttatttcatgaatatttggatttttttatctcattttggtccaaattaatattttttttcatacaaATATCTATATGATCTTCGTATATAATTTAGTTCGTATAAATGAATTTTAATCATAAAATCTTATTCTAAAGAATGTAAGCAAATATGATGTATTACCGCGaagtaattttaaaattggtaaAAACTTTTTGGATAATTTTATAGTATAACCCTTGTAGGGTCGTTTTAATACGTTTCTTTCTGTTTCAACAACCAAAGAATTTTTtgtcctattttttttttcttattacactatgtcttatttatttaggattatttgtaaattttttaaaattttaaataatttataatgctgaaaataaaaattaaatattttgttgaaCGTgcgattatttttcttttatgtgCGTGGTAGGAATTGTTTGAACTATACTTTTC
This window harbors:
- the LOC133032776 gene encoding NAC domain-containing protein 17-like produces the protein MHEYTLDEEELKRCQNLQDYYALYKVFKKSGLGPKNGEQYGAPFREEEWNVDCPDFNKSAIVETPVERVDGALSNVES